Proteins encoded in a region of the Bombyx mori chromosome 23, ASM3026992v2 genome:
- the LOC101741716 gene encoding kanadaptin isoform X3, whose product MAENKTPSPQNEEKIEFKKPVLFGRVGKLPKKVKNESEKVIEEPKDETPAESITESTSKESIPPPAHKKEGLIPIPYKEPKWSGLCPDGSDYALEVIKSGIITDKVDLTGKPYHVFGRFTNCDIIMAHPTVSRHHAVLQYKAFAEEGEPVCGWYLYDLGSTHGTFLNKERLKANHYTRVRVGHQIKFGSSTRNYIVMGPDFDCEGESELSVTEIKQKALEMKAERDRMIKEAIEQREKERLEEEKRKEELGIDWGMGEDADEEPDLVENPYAATANEELYLDDPKKTLRGYFEREGHELNYDCEERGIGQYICRVELPMDDPHGRPVMAEVIHRGKKKEAVVACALEACRILDRAGLLRQAKHESRRRKQRDWSADDYYDSDEDTFLDRTGHVETKRRIRMERLGAAELKNEKPLTYDDLLSKVEELERKLAAEEKSLARLRAELKAGLQPSGDADALDHYMSTLKHGTMAQKAEISQTKMNIQKLRKDLSKTQRLAELARPAHLPPLVAKQETKMAVKVGSNSVVYGKRIRLKEDTRIRPKVSVPSKQDDGEFVEEVESDEEEKNESTDHNKKNNTENSTKFESASKAGIIEAESSVEGARVNDKDDDGDVSKREGDERPRTFGPMRPPDGYVIPDDYYSTRDCNEIMEE is encoded by the exons atggcAGAAAATAAGACACCGAGTCCGCAGAATGAAGAGAAAATCGAATTTAAAAAGCCTGTCTTGTTCGGACGTGTCGGGAAATTGcctaaaaaagttaaaaatgaaTCTGAAAAAGTAATTGAAGAGCCAAAAGATGAAACACCGGCCGAAAGTATCACTGAAAGCACTTCAAAAGAATCCATACCGCCGCCGGCCCACAAGAAAGAAGGTTTGATTCCGATACCTTATAAAGAGCCTAAATGGTCAGGATTAtgccctgatg GATCGGACTACGCACTCGAAGTTATAAAGTCTGGCATCATTACAGATAAAGTAGATTTGACTGGGAAACCTTATCATGTGTTTGGGAGATTCACTAACTGCGATATCATAATGGCACATCCTACGGTCTCTAG GCATCATGCGGTTTTACAATATAAAGCGTTCGCGGAAGAAGGGGAGCCCGTGTGCGGTTGGTACTTATATGATTTGGGCAGCACTCACGGCACATTTTTGAACAAGGAACGTCTTAAAGCCAATCATTACACTAGAGTGAGAGTCGGACATCAGATCAAATTTGGAAGCAGTACTAGGAACTATATTGTGATG GGCCCCGACTTTGACTGTGAAGGCGAGTCTGAACTGTCAGTGACGGAAATAAAACAGAAGGCATTGGAAATGAAGGCAGAGCGGGACAGGATGATCAAGGAGGCGATAGAACAGAGAGAGAAGGAACGATTGGAAGAGGAGAAGAGGAAAGAAGAACTTGGTATCGATTGGGGCATGG GCGAAGACGCTGATGAAGAACCAGACCTGGTCGAAAATCCGTATGCTGCTACAGCAAACGAGGAGCTATACCTCGATGACCCAAAGAAGACGCTACGAGGCTACTTCGAGCGCGAGGGTCATGAGCTGAACTATGACTGCGAGGAGAGAGGAATCGGCCAGTATATATGCCG AGTGGAACTCCCAATGGACGATCCCCACGGTAGACCGGTGATGGCCGAAGTGATCCACCGAGGGAAGAAGAAGGAGGCCGTAGTGGCGTGTGCGCTGGAGGCCTGCAGGATCCTCGACAGGGCTGGACTGCTGCGCCAGGCGAAACATG AGTCGCGCCGGCGCAAGCAGCGCGACTGGAGCGCGGACGACTACTACGACTCGGACGAGGACACGTTCCTGGACCGCACCGGGCACGTAGAGACGAAGCGCCGCATCCGGATGGAGAGGCTCGGAGCCGCCGAACTCAAGAATGAGAAGCCGCTCACCTATGATGACTTG CTCAGCAAGGTCGAGGAGCTGGAGCGCAAGCTGGCGGCCGAGGAGAAGTCGCTGGCGCGGCTGAGGGCCGAGCTGAAGGCGGGTCTGCAGCCCAGCGGCGACGCGGACGCGCTCGACCACTACATGAGCACCCTCAAGCACGGCACCATGGCGCAGAAGGCGGAGATATCCCAGACGaaa ATGAACATACAGAAGCTGCGTAAGGATCTGTCGAAGACGCAACGGCTGGCGGAGCTGGCACGCCCCGCACACCTCCCGCCCCTTGTCGCGAAACAGGAAACAAAGATGGCCGTCAAAGTCGGGAGTAACAGCGTTGTCTACGGGAAGAG GATACGTCTAAAAGAAGACACCCGGATACGACCCAAGGTTTCCGTACCATCGAAGCAGGACGACGGAGAATTCGTTGAGGAGGTGGAATCGGATGAAGAGGAGAAGAATGAAAGTACagatcataacaaaaaaaataataccgaAAATTCTACTAAATTCGAAAGTGCTTCGAAAGCTGGTATCATTGAAGCTGAATCTAGCGTGGAGGGCGCTCGTGTTAATGACAAAGACGACGATGGTGATGTCAGTAAGAGAGAGGGAGACGAGAGACCCAGAACGTTCGGTCCGATGAGGCCTCCCGATGGATACGTGATACCAGACGATTATTACAGTACTCGAGATTGTAATGAAATCATGGAGGAataa
- the LOC101741716 gene encoding kanadaptin isoform X2, translating to MAENKTPSPQNEEKIEFKKPVLFGRVGKLPKKVKNESEKVIEEPKDETPAESITESTSKESIPPPAHKKEGLIPIPYKEPKWSGLCPDGSDYALEVIKSGIITDKVDLTGKPYHVFGRFTNCDIIMAHPTVSRHHAVLQYKAFAEEGEPVCGWYLYDLGSTHGTFLNKERLKANHYTRVRVGHQIKFGSSTRNYIVMGPDFDCEGESELSVTEIKQKALEMKAERDRMIKEAIEQREKERLEEEKRKEELGIDWGMGEDADEEPDLVENPYAATANEELYLDDPKKTLRGYFEREGHELNYDCEERGIGQYICRVELPMDDPHGRPVMAEVIHRGKKKEAVVACALEACRILDRAGLLRQAKHESRRRKQRDWSADDYYDSDEDTFLDRTGHVETKRRIRMERLGAAELKNEKPLTYDDLLSKVEELERKLAAEEKSLARLRAELKAGLQPSGDADALDHYMSTLKHGTMAQKAEISQTKVMNIQKLRKDLSKTQRLAELARPAHLPPLVAKQETKMAVKVGSNSVVYGKRIRLKEDTRIRPKVSVPSKQDDGEFVEEVESDEEEKNESTDHNKKNNTENSTKFESASKAGIIEAESSVEGARVNDKDDDGDVSKREGDERPRTFGPMRPPDGYVIPDDYYSTRDCNEIMEE from the exons atggcAGAAAATAAGACACCGAGTCCGCAGAATGAAGAGAAAATCGAATTTAAAAAGCCTGTCTTGTTCGGACGTGTCGGGAAATTGcctaaaaaagttaaaaatgaaTCTGAAAAAGTAATTGAAGAGCCAAAAGATGAAACACCGGCCGAAAGTATCACTGAAAGCACTTCAAAAGAATCCATACCGCCGCCGGCCCACAAGAAAGAAGGTTTGATTCCGATACCTTATAAAGAGCCTAAATGGTCAGGATTAtgccctgatg GATCGGACTACGCACTCGAAGTTATAAAGTCTGGCATCATTACAGATAAAGTAGATTTGACTGGGAAACCTTATCATGTGTTTGGGAGATTCACTAACTGCGATATCATAATGGCACATCCTACGGTCTCTAG GCATCATGCGGTTTTACAATATAAAGCGTTCGCGGAAGAAGGGGAGCCCGTGTGCGGTTGGTACTTATATGATTTGGGCAGCACTCACGGCACATTTTTGAACAAGGAACGTCTTAAAGCCAATCATTACACTAGAGTGAGAGTCGGACATCAGATCAAATTTGGAAGCAGTACTAGGAACTATATTGTGATG GGCCCCGACTTTGACTGTGAAGGCGAGTCTGAACTGTCAGTGACGGAAATAAAACAGAAGGCATTGGAAATGAAGGCAGAGCGGGACAGGATGATCAAGGAGGCGATAGAACAGAGAGAGAAGGAACGATTGGAAGAGGAGAAGAGGAAAGAAGAACTTGGTATCGATTGGGGCATGG GCGAAGACGCTGATGAAGAACCAGACCTGGTCGAAAATCCGTATGCTGCTACAGCAAACGAGGAGCTATACCTCGATGACCCAAAGAAGACGCTACGAGGCTACTTCGAGCGCGAGGGTCATGAGCTGAACTATGACTGCGAGGAGAGAGGAATCGGCCAGTATATATGCCG AGTGGAACTCCCAATGGACGATCCCCACGGTAGACCGGTGATGGCCGAAGTGATCCACCGAGGGAAGAAGAAGGAGGCCGTAGTGGCGTGTGCGCTGGAGGCCTGCAGGATCCTCGACAGGGCTGGACTGCTGCGCCAGGCGAAACATG AGTCGCGCCGGCGCAAGCAGCGCGACTGGAGCGCGGACGACTACTACGACTCGGACGAGGACACGTTCCTGGACCGCACCGGGCACGTAGAGACGAAGCGCCGCATCCGGATGGAGAGGCTCGGAGCCGCCGAACTCAAGAATGAGAAGCCGCTCACCTATGATGACTTG CTCAGCAAGGTCGAGGAGCTGGAGCGCAAGCTGGCGGCCGAGGAGAAGTCGCTGGCGCGGCTGAGGGCCGAGCTGAAGGCGGGTCTGCAGCCCAGCGGCGACGCGGACGCGCTCGACCACTACATGAGCACCCTCAAGCACGGCACCATGGCGCAGAAGGCGGAGATATCCCAGACGaaagta ATGAACATACAGAAGCTGCGTAAGGATCTGTCGAAGACGCAACGGCTGGCGGAGCTGGCACGCCCCGCACACCTCCCGCCCCTTGTCGCGAAACAGGAAACAAAGATGGCCGTCAAAGTCGGGAGTAACAGCGTTGTCTACGGGAAGAG GATACGTCTAAAAGAAGACACCCGGATACGACCCAAGGTTTCCGTACCATCGAAGCAGGACGACGGAGAATTCGTTGAGGAGGTGGAATCGGATGAAGAGGAGAAGAATGAAAGTACagatcataacaaaaaaaataataccgaAAATTCTACTAAATTCGAAAGTGCTTCGAAAGCTGGTATCATTGAAGCTGAATCTAGCGTGGAGGGCGCTCGTGTTAATGACAAAGACGACGATGGTGATGTCAGTAAGAGAGAGGGAGACGAGAGACCCAGAACGTTCGGTCCGATGAGGCCTCCCGATGGATACGTGATACCAGACGATTATTACAGTACTCGAGATTGTAATGAAATCATGGAGGAataa
- the LOC101741716 gene encoding kanadaptin isoform X1, which translates to MAENKTPSPQNEEKIEFKKPVLFGRVGKLPKKVKNESEKVIEEPKDETPAESITESTSKESIPPPAHKKEGLIPIPYKEPKWSGLCPDGSDYALEVIKSGIITDKVDLTGKPYHVFGRFTNCDIIMAHPTVSRHHAVLQYKAFAEEGEPVCGWYLYDLGSTHGTFLNKERLKANHYTRVRVGHQIKFGSSTRNYIVMGPDFDCEGESELSVTEIKQKALEMKAERDRMIKEAIEQREKERLEEEKRKEELGIDWGMGEDADEEPDLVENPYAATANEELYLDDPKKTLRGYFEREGHELNYDCEERGIGQYICRVELPMDDPHGRPVMAEVIHRGKKKEAVVACALEACRILDRAGLLRQAKHESRRRKQRDWSADDYYDSDEDTFLDRTGHVETKRRIRMERLGAAELKNEKPLTYDDLLSKVEELERKLAAEEKSLARLRAELKAGLQPSGDADALDHYMSTLKHGTMAQKAEISQTKVVVLFFQMERQRMNIQKLRKDLSKTQRLAELARPAHLPPLVAKQETKMAVKVGSNSVVYGKRIRLKEDTRIRPKVSVPSKQDDGEFVEEVESDEEEKNESTDHNKKNNTENSTKFESASKAGIIEAESSVEGARVNDKDDDGDVSKREGDERPRTFGPMRPPDGYVIPDDYYSTRDCNEIMEE; encoded by the exons atggcAGAAAATAAGACACCGAGTCCGCAGAATGAAGAGAAAATCGAATTTAAAAAGCCTGTCTTGTTCGGACGTGTCGGGAAATTGcctaaaaaagttaaaaatgaaTCTGAAAAAGTAATTGAAGAGCCAAAAGATGAAACACCGGCCGAAAGTATCACTGAAAGCACTTCAAAAGAATCCATACCGCCGCCGGCCCACAAGAAAGAAGGTTTGATTCCGATACCTTATAAAGAGCCTAAATGGTCAGGATTAtgccctgatg GATCGGACTACGCACTCGAAGTTATAAAGTCTGGCATCATTACAGATAAAGTAGATTTGACTGGGAAACCTTATCATGTGTTTGGGAGATTCACTAACTGCGATATCATAATGGCACATCCTACGGTCTCTAG GCATCATGCGGTTTTACAATATAAAGCGTTCGCGGAAGAAGGGGAGCCCGTGTGCGGTTGGTACTTATATGATTTGGGCAGCACTCACGGCACATTTTTGAACAAGGAACGTCTTAAAGCCAATCATTACACTAGAGTGAGAGTCGGACATCAGATCAAATTTGGAAGCAGTACTAGGAACTATATTGTGATG GGCCCCGACTTTGACTGTGAAGGCGAGTCTGAACTGTCAGTGACGGAAATAAAACAGAAGGCATTGGAAATGAAGGCAGAGCGGGACAGGATGATCAAGGAGGCGATAGAACAGAGAGAGAAGGAACGATTGGAAGAGGAGAAGAGGAAAGAAGAACTTGGTATCGATTGGGGCATGG GCGAAGACGCTGATGAAGAACCAGACCTGGTCGAAAATCCGTATGCTGCTACAGCAAACGAGGAGCTATACCTCGATGACCCAAAGAAGACGCTACGAGGCTACTTCGAGCGCGAGGGTCATGAGCTGAACTATGACTGCGAGGAGAGAGGAATCGGCCAGTATATATGCCG AGTGGAACTCCCAATGGACGATCCCCACGGTAGACCGGTGATGGCCGAAGTGATCCACCGAGGGAAGAAGAAGGAGGCCGTAGTGGCGTGTGCGCTGGAGGCCTGCAGGATCCTCGACAGGGCTGGACTGCTGCGCCAGGCGAAACATG AGTCGCGCCGGCGCAAGCAGCGCGACTGGAGCGCGGACGACTACTACGACTCGGACGAGGACACGTTCCTGGACCGCACCGGGCACGTAGAGACGAAGCGCCGCATCCGGATGGAGAGGCTCGGAGCCGCCGAACTCAAGAATGAGAAGCCGCTCACCTATGATGACTTG CTCAGCAAGGTCGAGGAGCTGGAGCGCAAGCTGGCGGCCGAGGAGAAGTCGCTGGCGCGGCTGAGGGCCGAGCTGAAGGCGGGTCTGCAGCCCAGCGGCGACGCGGACGCGCTCGACCACTACATGAGCACCCTCAAGCACGGCACCATGGCGCAGAAGGCGGAGATATCCCAGACGaaagtagtagttttatttttccaaatggaaaggcaaagg ATGAACATACAGAAGCTGCGTAAGGATCTGTCGAAGACGCAACGGCTGGCGGAGCTGGCACGCCCCGCACACCTCCCGCCCCTTGTCGCGAAACAGGAAACAAAGATGGCCGTCAAAGTCGGGAGTAACAGCGTTGTCTACGGGAAGAG GATACGTCTAAAAGAAGACACCCGGATACGACCCAAGGTTTCCGTACCATCGAAGCAGGACGACGGAGAATTCGTTGAGGAGGTGGAATCGGATGAAGAGGAGAAGAATGAAAGTACagatcataacaaaaaaaataataccgaAAATTCTACTAAATTCGAAAGTGCTTCGAAAGCTGGTATCATTGAAGCTGAATCTAGCGTGGAGGGCGCTCGTGTTAATGACAAAGACGACGATGGTGATGTCAGTAAGAGAGAGGGAGACGAGAGACCCAGAACGTTCGGTCCGATGAGGCCTCCCGATGGATACGTGATACCAGACGATTATTACAGTACTCGAGATTGTAATGAAATCATGGAGGAataa